The following are encoded together in the Poseidonibacter lekithochrous genome:
- a CDS encoding aspartate/glutamate racemase family protein — translation MRKKIGIITGSGPEAGIDLWQKILEENKNFLQDKFQGDLDAPDITILSIPQLGHSMELEKNYDMVWQTLKTAVQDICKKVDYFVIACNTLNVYENKILKIGFKHKFLSTLDVVKDYIEENKLKQVSIIGAMPVLEMKKFSVFKSLNDTFNVEVPTNFQEVHKLIYDVKKEGGESSFVVNNFKNIVDKLESKDVFLACTELPLIKLKYEEKNLIDVTQLLAKKLVEKTF, via the coding sequence ATGAGAAAAAAAATAGGTATTATCACAGGTTCAGGTCCTGAAGCTGGTATTGATTTATGGCAAAAGATTTTAGAAGAAAACAAAAACTTTTTACAAGATAAATTTCAGGGGGATTTAGATGCTCCTGATATTACTATCCTTTCTATTCCACAATTAGGTCACTCTATGGAATTAGAAAAGAATTATGATATGGTTTGGCAGACGTTAAAAACAGCTGTTCAAGATATCTGTAAAAAGGTTGATTATTTTGTAATTGCTTGTAATACTTTAAATGTTTACGAAAACAAAATACTAAAAATAGGATTTAAACATAAATTCCTATCAACACTTGATGTTGTGAAAGATTATATTGAAGAGAACAAATTAAAACAAGTTTCTATTATAGGTGCAATGCCTGTATTAGAAATGAAAAAGTTTTCAGTGTTTAAGAGTTTGAATGATACTTTTAATGTGGAAGTTCCTACTAATTTCCAAGAAGTACACAAACTAATTTACGACGTAAAAAAAGAGGGTGGGGAATCCTCTTTCGTTGTAAATAATTTTAAAAATATTGTAGATAAATTAGAATCAAAAGATGTGTTTTTAGCTTGTACAGAGTTACCACTAATTAAGTTAAAATACGAAGAAAAAAATCTTATTGATGTGACACAACTTCTAGCAAAAAAACTGGTTGAAAAGACTTTCTAG
- a CDS encoding sodium-dependent tyrosine transporter, with translation MFIQLNDRVFINLAKITRTKIDHVEDGIRVRFYEGKDQVAKSHRFEDVKAAQKWLKKILKGA, from the coding sequence ATGTTCATTCAATTAAATGATAGAGTTTTCATTAACTTAGCTAAAATCACAAGAACAAAAATTGATCACGTAGAAGATGGAATTAGAGTTAGATTCTACGAAGGTAAAGATCAAGTTGCTAAATCTCATAGATTTGAAGATGTAAAAGCAGCACAAAAATGGCTTAAGAAGATTCTTAAAGGCGCATAA
- a CDS encoding alanine/glycine:cation symporter family protein, whose protein sequence is MLAEINDFLNNLIWGNILIYLLPALGIFFTVTSRFVQFRYFFKMFNILRDTVHDKEGHISSFQALMLSVAGRVGGGNIAGVAVAITLGGPGAVFWMWIIGLIGMSTSFFECSLAQLYKEKDGEDSCVYRGGPAYYVTKALGQRWIGIIISILLMFTFGFAFNATQSFIISTSFEASFAIPTWITGVVLTLAFGIAIFGGIKRITKLSEVIVPVMAVGYLLIAIVVIALNLSEIPGLISMIVNEAFNPSSAIGGGIGAVILQGAKRGMFSNEAGLGSAPNVAAVAYVAHPVQQGIVQSFSVFIDTIILCSCTAFIILLSGVYTPGAEGVQGVLLTQNALIEHIGPFGGYFVTVALFLFGFSSMLYNYYLAENSLNFFSKGNVTLFNGFRLLCVALIIWGSFQDLGSIFSFADLSMGLLAVINMVVIAILYKPVLKLIKGYDRQLKEGKKPVLRYNDYTEFNIDKDTWKEIVDNINDKRSKE, encoded by the coding sequence ATGTTAGCTGAAATAAATGACTTTTTAAATAACCTTATTTGGGGAAATATCTTAATATATTTACTTCCTGCATTAGGTATATTTTTTACAGTTACGTCAAGATTTGTACAATTTAGATACTTCTTTAAGATGTTTAATATCTTAAGAGATACAGTACATGATAAAGAAGGACATATTAGTTCTTTCCAAGCACTTATGTTAAGTGTTGCAGGTAGAGTTGGTGGTGGTAACATCGCTGGTGTTGCTGTTGCAATTACATTAGGTGGTCCAGGGGCAGTATTCTGGATGTGGATTATTGGACTTATTGGTATGAGTACAAGTTTCTTTGAGTGTTCGCTTGCTCAATTATACAAAGAAAAAGATGGGGAAGATTCTTGTGTATATAGAGGAGGGCCAGCTTATTATGTTACTAAAGCATTAGGTCAAAGATGGATTGGTATTATCATCTCTATATTATTAATGTTTACATTTGGGTTTGCTTTTAATGCAACACAATCATTTATTATTTCAACTTCATTTGAAGCATCATTTGCTATTCCTACTTGGATTACAGGTGTTGTATTAACTCTTGCATTTGGTATCGCTATTTTTGGTGGTATTAAAAGAATTACAAAACTTTCAGAAGTAATTGTTCCTGTTATGGCTGTTGGATACTTATTAATTGCAATCGTTGTAATTGCATTAAACTTAAGTGAAATTCCAGGCTTAATCTCTATGATTGTTAATGAAGCATTTAATCCTTCTTCTGCTATTGGTGGTGGTATTGGTGCTGTTATTTTACAAGGTGCTAAAAGAGGTATGTTCTCAAATGAGGCAGGTCTAGGTTCAGCTCCAAACGTTGCAGCAGTTGCTTACGTAGCGCATCCAGTTCAACAAGGTATTGTTCAATCATTCTCTGTATTTATTGATACTATTATTTTATGTTCTTGTACTGCATTCATCATTCTTTTATCAGGTGTTTATACTCCAGGTGCAGAAGGTGTTCAAGGTGTATTATTAACTCAAAATGCTTTAATTGAGCATATTGGACCATTTGGTGGATACTTTGTAACGGTTGCATTATTCTTATTTGGATTCTCTTCAATGTTATATAACTACTACTTGGCTGAAAATAGTTTAAACTTTTTCTCAAAAGGAAATGTAACTTTATTTAATGGGTTTAGACTTTTATGTGTTGCTTTAATTATTTGGGGTTCTTTCCAAGATTTAGGTTCTATTTTCTCATTCGCTGATTTATCTATGGGATTATTAGCTGTGATTAATATGGTTGTAATTGCAATTCTTTACAAACCAGTTCTTAAGCTTATTAAAGGTTACGATAGACAACTTAAAGAGGGTAAAAAACCTGTATTAAGATATAACGACTATACAGAATTTAATATCGATAAAGATACTTGGAAAGAAATCGTTGATAATATCAATGACAAAAGATCTAAGGAGTAG